A genomic window from Glycine soja cultivar W05 chromosome 10, ASM419377v2, whole genome shotgun sequence includes:
- the LOC114370637 gene encoding uncharacterized protein LOC114370637, with protein MMSQHSRRRLPRGNPRKAKRDEVDKQAAPKAAEPAPSSNRLLAGYLAHEFLTRGTLLGQKFELDLDRAGLAGSSSAEASAVEARPCVVKEHHSYEVLANLLKRKETHIKGIVNPTQLSNWINK; from the coding sequence ATGATGAGTCAGCATTCCCGTAGGAGGCTGCCACGTGGCAATCCAAGAAAGGCCAAGCGTGACGAAGTTGACAAGCAGGCTGCGCCCAAAGCCGCCGAGCCGGCACCATCCTCGAATCGGCTTCTAGCCGGCTATCTTGCGCACGAGTTCTTAACCAGAGGAACTCTGTTGGGTCAGAAGTTTGAGCTGGACTTGGACCGAGCCGGCTTGGCTGGGTCCAGCTCAGCAGAAGCTTCAGCCGTGGAGGCGAGACCCTGTGTGGTGAAGGAGCACCATAGTTACGAGGTGCTGGCAAATCTTTTGAAGAGAAAGGAGACCCACATAAAGGGAATTGTGAACCCCACACAGCTTTCCAACTGGATTAACAAGTGA